One Actinomyces marmotae DNA window includes the following coding sequences:
- a CDS encoding BglII/BstYI family type II restriction endonuclease: MGVFIFRATNPNLFDELVKVLNDFEILSKDLLLEGGQESTFARRFNEGFRSLGWREARVDTDIELKLRIMSYKPAGETRPTVTSSPVSNKGYKVDNFKGRVALDLEWNAKDGNLDRDISAYRALYDAGFIDVGVIVTRTQDDLHSFATQLRLDYGMSESEAKKMLATTTTTNLKNSPTRSVPPASLGDPSF; this comes from the coding sequence GTGGGCGTCTTCATCTTCCGAGCTACGAACCCCAACCTCTTCGATGAGCTCGTCAAGGTGCTCAATGATTTTGAGATTCTTTCGAAAGATCTCCTTCTGGAGGGTGGGCAGGAATCAACGTTCGCACGCCGTTTCAATGAAGGATTCCGTAGTCTGGGATGGCGTGAGGCTCGCGTCGACACTGACATTGAACTCAAACTCCGGATCATGTCGTACAAGCCCGCTGGTGAGACGAGGCCAACGGTGACCTCAAGTCCGGTGTCCAACAAGGGCTACAAGGTTGACAACTTCAAGGGGCGAGTGGCCCTCGATCTGGAATGGAACGCTAAGGACGGCAATCTGGATCGCGATATTAGCGCTTACCGGGCTCTCTATGATGCCGGATTCATTGACGTTGGTGTGATCGTCACCCGTACCCAGGATGATCTTCATTCATTTGCTACTCAGCTTCGACTTGATTATGGCATGTCTGAGTCTGAAGCAAAGAAGATGCTTGCAACGACGACAACGACGAATCTTAAGAATTCGCCTACGCGGTCAGTTCCTCCGGCTTCTTTGGGCGACCCCTCCTTCTGA
- a CDS encoding universal stress protein, translated as MAEDKVVLVGVDGSPESLGAVDWAVARAAREGWRVHILCAYSLPSFTAASLDGGYAALDDTAIRAGAQAVVDEAVARAQQAGVAVSSSLETGDPAGVLVDLSSDAALAVVGTRGGGGFADRLLGTVSSALPAHAKCPTVIVPRHTTGAAFTPVKRIVVGVDGSGSARKAARRAVREAEAWGAELTAVAAVPMSTGTGALAWLPAAVDRQQVLADVRAGLDHAVAEALEGHPGVTVRRHALDGNAAELLAEFSTAVDLVVVGSRGRGGFTGLLLGSTSQAVLSHAACPIMVVPARAKDDDSAVTRSNVPWERA; from the coding sequence ATGGCTGAAGACAAAGTCGTCCTCGTTGGCGTCGACGGATCGCCCGAGTCTCTCGGCGCTGTCGACTGGGCGGTCGCCCGCGCGGCGCGCGAGGGGTGGAGGGTCCACATCCTGTGCGCCTACTCGCTTCCGTCCTTCACCGCCGCCTCGCTCGACGGCGGCTACGCGGCCTTGGACGACACCGCGATACGCGCCGGCGCCCAGGCCGTCGTCGACGAGGCCGTGGCCCGCGCCCAGCAGGCCGGCGTCGCGGTGAGCAGTTCGCTTGAGACGGGCGACCCCGCCGGAGTGCTTGTGGACCTCTCCTCCGATGCCGCCCTGGCCGTCGTCGGCACCCGCGGCGGCGGGGGCTTCGCCGACCGCCTGCTCGGCACCGTCTCCTCCGCCCTCCCCGCGCATGCCAAGTGCCCCACCGTCATCGTCCCCCGCCACACCACCGGCGCGGCCTTCACGCCGGTCAAGCGGATCGTCGTCGGCGTGGACGGTTCTGGCTCCGCCCGCAAGGCCGCGCGACGGGCTGTGCGCGAGGCCGAGGCCTGGGGCGCCGAGCTCACCGCCGTGGCCGCCGTGCCCATGAGCACTGGCACTGGCGCCCTCGCATGGCTGCCGGCCGCCGTGGACCGCCAGCAGGTCCTCGCCGACGTGCGAGCGGGCCTCGACCACGCCGTCGCCGAGGCCCTCGAGGGGCACCCCGGGGTGACGGTCCGCCGCCACGCGCTGGACGGCAACGCCGCTGAGCTTCTCGCCGAGTTCTCCACGGCCGTCGACCTCGTCGTCGTCGGCTCGCGCGGTCGCGGCGGCTTCACGGGACTCCTCTTGGGCTCCACGAGCCAGGCGGTGCTCTCGCACGCCGCCTGTCCGATCATGGTGGTGCCCGCCCGCGCCAAGGACGACGACTCGGCGGTCACTCGCTCGAACGTGCCCTGGGAGCGCGCCTGA
- a CDS encoding C40 family peptidase produces the protein MTTHSPARHRAATRPTTPLAEVVPATRRGLALAASSGLALTMVASGAATASVAEPAQASAGSLDASGLNYLGLDAHAAATTNAAIVVGADVQADAFSHGSEAAEAVAAAPKPVVEETAPEQAPAAQSEQGAAQGGSSAQRTTAQAAPAAQARPAAAPAASGSSIVSIAMQYVGAAYVYGGSSPSGFDCSGFVQYVYAQAGISLPRTSGAQAAAGRAVSMAEARPGDIVYYGYHVGIYAGNGMMIDAGNESTGVVYREIWGSPTSFIRIG, from the coding sequence ATGACCACCCATTCCCCGGCTCGTCACCGCGCCGCGACGCGCCCCACGACTCCCCTCGCCGAGGTCGTGCCCGCCACTCGCCGCGGTCTCGCGCTGGCCGCCTCCTCCGGCCTGGCCCTGACCATGGTCGCCTCCGGTGCCGCCACCGCCTCGGTCGCGGAGCCCGCCCAGGCCTCCGCGGGTTCCCTTGACGCCTCCGGCCTCAACTACCTCGGCCTGGACGCCCACGCAGCCGCGACGACAAACGCCGCGATCGTTGTGGGCGCCGATGTCCAGGCCGATGCCTTCAGCCACGGCTCAGAGGCGGCCGAGGCCGTCGCCGCAGCCCCCAAGCCCGTCGTCGAGGAGACGGCCCCCGAGCAGGCACCGGCCGCTCAGTCGGAGCAGGGCGCGGCCCAGGGCGGCTCCTCGGCCCAGCGGACCACCGCTCAGGCCGCCCCGGCCGCCCAGGCGCGGCCCGCCGCCGCCCCCGCCGCCTCCGGCTCGAGCATTGTCTCCATCGCCATGCAGTACGTGGGCGCCGCCTACGTCTACGGCGGCTCCTCGCCCTCGGGCTTCGACTGCTCCGGCTTCGTCCAGTACGTCTACGCCCAGGCCGGAATCAGCCTGCCCCGCACCTCCGGCGCTCAGGCCGCCGCGGGCAGGGCCGTCTCCATGGCCGAGGCCCGCCCCGGCGACATCGTCTACTACGGCTACCACGTTGGCATCTACGCCGGCAACGGCATGATGATCGACGCCGGCAACGAGTCCACCGGCGTCGTGTACCGCGAGATCTGGGGCAGCCCGACCTCGTTCATCCGGATCGGCTGA